In the genome of Palaemon carinicauda isolate YSFRI2023 chromosome 15, ASM3689809v2, whole genome shotgun sequence, one region contains:
- the LOC137654248 gene encoding uncharacterized protein, with translation MYNVSAKEAQRHLHVLWLFPRQTRQPTPPPGSVKAAARQRGFSVTERAVPCGCTTTVLRVYTVDVLHLTLQSHHCVACLYRGCTTPHPSEPPLCIVHCVACLLFNMVKGSKGSKGLKRPIVTSTPAHDLPSDFQDNPSSPVGAEDDEGPPPPSGRASSPSVELLLNDSAVAVFERRDRSPQENSSNSQGEGPAPALQKKQKRRKKNPSVILTDAQERALAQWLEVEGEFIYNRGKTAYKDKAKIARAWEEQGAKLEPPVSGTDLRTWFSSLRSRYGRLTNTVSGQATGSKRHTDRERWILELFPFLKAHIVRQHKTATLGLPTDDDTPATRTTAATTTTTTATTTGVGVSHGDPDTPSPASEDEEVVVVPAIKVPRKPRTRKHPPMKPGAAIDSVIDVAKHFLSEFKELSGDRDTEAARHFLESLLPMLLKVGPSLMPIFRMEITACLRKYEQATKQGAEMASHDLKYHIINSEYCPAPSPPKAQPQQQQQQLLMLEPQQLQQLQQLQQQLQQPQQQQPQLVPQLPATFPSIRQQGQPAVTSVTPQQLQLLQQPYLLRSPSTSSIGVPANNTTDLNMSLLMDMQLPGQASTAYTPAKAPPQQSTTTLHTPTSSADF, from the exons atgtataacgtcagtgctaaggaagcccaacgccatcttcacgtattgtggctgtttccccgccaaacacgccaacccacgccaccgccaggtagcgttaaggcagcggcgcggcaacgtggcttcagtgtgacagagagagccgtaccCTGTGGATGTACCACCACTGTGTTGCGTGTTTATACCGTGGATGTACTACACCTCACCCTTCAGAGCCACCACTGTGTTGCGTGTTTATACCGTGGATGTACTACACCTCACCCTTCAGAGCCACCACTGTGTATAGTGCATTGTGTTGCGTGTTTATTATTCAACATGGTAAAGGGAAGTAAAGGGTCCAAGGGCTTGAAGAGGCCCATTGTCACCTCTACCCCTGCCCATGACCTCCCCAGTGATTTTCAGGACAATCCCTCTTCGCCTGTCGGTGCCGAGGACGACGAAGGCCCCCCTCCTCCTTCAGGCAGAGCTTCATCACCCTCTGTTGAGCTGCTCCTTAATGATTCGGCCGTTGCTGTGTTTGAGAGGAGGGATAGGAGCCCGCAGGAGAATTCGTCCAACTCCCAGGGCGAGGGCCCTGCTCCTGCTcttcaaaagaaacagaaaaggaggaagaagaaccCCTCAGTGATCCTGACTGATGCCCAGGAGAGGGCCCTGGCCCAGTGGCTCGAGGTGGAGGGCGAGTTTATTTACAACAGGGGCAAGACGGCCTACAAGGACAAGGCCAAAATCGCCAGGGCCTGGGAGGAACAAGGGGCCAAGTTGGAACCCCCAGTCTCAGGGACCGACCTCCGGACCTGGTTCAGCTCCCTCAGGAGCCGCTATGGGCGGCTCACAAACACCGTCAGCGGCCAAGCAACGGGCTCCAAGAGGCACACGGACCGAGAGAGATGGATCCTTGAGCTGTTCCCCTTCCTCAAGGCGCACATAGTACGCCAACACAAAACGGCCACACTAGGTCTACCAACG GACGACGACACTCCTGCCACCAGAACCACCGCAgccacaacaaccacaacaaccgcGACGACTACAGGGGTAGGGGTTTCTCATGGCGACCCGGACACACCCTCGCCGGCCAGCGAGGACGAGGAGGTAGTGGTGGTGCCTGCAATCAAGGTTCCAAGAAAACCCCGAACCAGGAAGCACCCCCCAATGAAGCCAGGAGCGGCAATTGACTCG GTAATCGATGTGGCCAAACACTTCCTGTCGGAGTTCAAGGAGCTGAGTGGGGACAGGGATACAGAGGCGGCGAGGCACTTTTTGGAATCGTTGCTCCCCATGCTACTGAAGGTTGGGCCAAGCCTGATGCCCATCTTCAGGATGGAGATCACCGCCTGCCTCAGAAAATATGAGCAGGCGACCAAACAAGGTGCTGAAATGGCCTCACATGACCTAaagtaccacataattaactctgaGTACTGCCctgccccctctccgcccaaggcccagccccaacagcaacagcaacaactactAATGTTGGAGCCACAACAGCTGCAGCAGTTGCAACAGCTGCAACAACAGCTGCAACAGCCACAACAGCAACAGCCACAACTAGTGCCACAGCTCCCTGCCACATTCCCTTCCATTCGGCAGCAGGGCCAACCAGCGGTGACATCGGTTACCCCCCAGCAGCTGCAATTGTTGCAGCAACCGTATCTCCTCAGGAGCCCTTCTACAAGCAGCATTGGGGTTCCTGCAAACAACACCACCGACCTCAACATGTCCCTGTTGATGGACATGCAGCTGCCGGGCCAAGCCTCCACAGCCTATACTCCAGCAAAGGCTCCTCCGCAACAAAGTACTACAACACTGCATACGCCGACCTCTTCAGCGGACTTTTAG
- the LOC137653902 gene encoding uncharacterized protein produces the protein MDDTMRDSLALLRGRHRGNAKLKKALKLYVVLKVTKAVVDYCEEQQEAQKRRRKRRRVWVEPYLQRRMEQGHYNNLMEELANEAPELFKNYTRTSKALFDEIVERVTPHIKKQTTWWRDPLEPGLRVAITLRFLATGDSYMTLQYSFRVPHNTISGIVPETCRAIVAEYGSEELRTPQTQAEWLQVAAGFWDKWKFPNCIGAIDGKHIRIKNPPGGGSYYYNYKKFYSILLVGICDSQYRFLYVDVGAIGSESDAGVFAHTQLKELVEHSKAHIPPAGPLPGDTDGKKCDYFFVGDDAFALRHYMMKPYPLRSLTVDERIYNYRLSRARRTIENAFGIMANRFRVFHTPICLRPDNVEAVVMGACVLHNMLRNRVLSASSLSDA, from the coding sequence ATGGACGACACCATGAGAGATTCATTAGCTTTGCTGAGGGGCCGGCATAGGGGCAATGCTAAACTCAAAAAAGCCCTGAAACTGTATGTGGTACTCAAGGTGACCAAAGCAGTCGTCGACTACTGTGAAGAACAACAAGAAGCACAGAAACGTCGCCGAAAACGACGGAGGGTATGGGTGGAGCCCTATTTGCAACGTCGGATGGAACAGGGTCACTACAACAACCTGATGGAGGAATTGGCCAACGAAGCTCCTGAACTGTTCAAGAATTACACTAGGACAAGCAAAGCCCTGTTTGATGAGATTGTTGAACGCGTTACGCCGCACATCAAGAAGCAAACAACGTGGTGGAGAGACCCCCTCGAACCTGGCCTGCGTGTTGCCATCACACTACGGTTCCTAGCAACAGGGGACAGCTACATGactctgcagtacagcttcagagtTCCCCACAACACCATCAGCGGCATTGTGCCAGAAACCTGCCGTGCAATTGTCGCCGAGTATGGAAGTGAAGAGCTCCGAACACCACAGACACAGGCGGAATGGCTCCAGGTTGCAGCGGGCTTTTGGGACAAGTGGAAGTTTCCCAACTGCATAGGTGCCATTGACGGGAAACACATCCGCATCAAGAATCCACCTGGAGGAGGGTCTTACTACTATAACTACAAGAAGTTCTACTCAATACTCCTGGTGGGCATCTGCGACAGCCAATACAGATTCCTCTACGTCGACGTGGGTGCCATAGGGTCCGAGTCAGATGCAGGGGTGTTCGCCCACACACAGCTGAAAGAGCTGGTTGAGCACTCTAAGGCCCACATCCCCCCTGCAGGACCTCTACCAGGCGATACTGATGGCAAGAAGTGCGACTACTTCTTCGTTGGAGACGATGCCTTTGCCCTTCGACACTATATGATGAAACCATACCCACTTCGGTCGCTGACGGTTGATGAAAGGATCTACAACTACAGGCTGAGCAGGGCACGTCGAACAATTGAGAATGCCTTTGGGATCATGGCCAATAGGTTCCGGGTCTTCCACACACCCATATGCCTCCGACCCGATAATGTTGAAGCTGTAGTGATGGGAGCGTGTGTGTTGCACAACATGTTGCGCAATAGAGTACTTTCGGCCAGCAGCCTGAGCGATGCGTAG